The genome window TCCGCGTAGTCACGGGTTAGGTCCCGGATAGTGGAGCCAGGGAAATACTCACGCACGGCCAAGGCGAGAAGCCCCAATGGTTCGGCCAGATTCCAGAGCGGGATGTGCTCTGATAGTACTGAACCAGCTGTGGTTGTACTGATCTCGTGTGCCGTCGCGAGCGATGCGTCCGGGCTGTAATCACGGGGAGCATCACTGAAATCAACGACAGCAAAATCGCCGTTCGTGAGGCCACCGCCCGTTATGTGCAGATCCTGCGGGTAGACATAGCCCAGCGCTGTTTCGTCGAGGGGTGAACCTCCGAGAAGCCACTGAATATGCGTGTATTCTCGTTCGATCGCCTCGAGTGTGTGGGTACATCCTCCGGCACTCTCGATCGAAATATGCCGTGCGGAACTCCCCGGTGTGAGTGCCAGCCCGCGCGAGTGCCGGGGAATAGCCAGCCCGCCGGTCCAGGCAGCAATCGTGATGTTCACGATGGCAGCTCAGCCTAGCTTTTCAAAAAGTGTCTCCCGAGCTGCGGATATGAAATCTCCCGAGAATTAATTCCCCGACTAGGGCTCTTCAACTGGCCGCGAATCAGGCCGTAGATTCGCCGTCTAACGATTGCTTTCCTCGGTCTAGCACATACTGTGGACATGGGAAAAGCTCGCCCAGCTTGACTAGACGAGCTTTAGAACATTTGTCTTATTGAATTGTCCAGAGCTTTTCAAGTCGACGTTCCACGACTAGAAAGTCAGTTTCACTTGTTAGGCTCCTCAAAACGCCAAGGAGCGGTCTCAGAGGAGTAAGTTGTAAGCATCATGTGACACCAAAGACGAGCGGCATTCACTGCCAGCTCCGCATGGCGCTGCTCTAAACCCGACCTTAAACTCCCAGGTCCGTGCCCAGTCCCATAGCTGTTGCGAAGTTCGGCAAGGCCCAAGGCAACATTACCGGCACCTTTGAGTATCTGCCTTACAGCCTGCAGTTTGTCCGGCCCGAGCTGTTGATTCCCGTCCGACAATCCAATGGAGTGCTGGGCTTTTCTCAGTAAAGGTCCAATTTTGAGTTTCGGATCGTATTCAACCTTTCGCTCGTTGAGAATTAACTTTGCGGTGGTTTCAACAAGTTCCTTCGCTTGCCCAATAACCAATTCTGGATCCGAATCACGTAAGGCCCCAGACAGACGTTCTAAGTGGACAAAAATAGCACTCGGATCGGCTAAAGCTTGCAAATCTTCCGGCGAAATCTCAAGACTCTGCGGCAATTGAATCAGCCACTTGTCCGAAACTTCAAGACCCGCAGCTTCAATTTTTCGCGTGAGCTTGTCAAACTCTCTGTCACGGTTAGCCAGGTATTCTTCTGACCATCCATTCCAAACTTCCAACAGAGTTTCTTGAAAAACCCTGAGAGCACGTGCGACCTCTCCATGAGACGTCCAATCGACTTGACGAATATACGCCTCATACAACGACACCCTCTCCCCGCCGATTGGCTCTACCGAAGAAGGCTCAGAAAACCCCTCCGACTCCCACATACTTCGAATTTCACGAAGCACAATGCCACTTGTCATATCACG of Corynebacterium kroppenstedtii DSM 44385 contains these proteins:
- a CDS encoding abortive infection family protein, which codes for MEPKELVPVGIRVFVRDMTSGIVLREIRSMWESEGFSEPSSVEPIGGERVSLYEAYIRQVDWTSHGEVARALRVFQETLLEVWNGWSEEYLANRDREFDKLTRKIEAAGLEVSDKWLIQLPQSLEISPEDLQALADPSAIFVHLERLSGALRDSDPELVIGQAKELVETTAKLILNERKVEYDPKLKIGPLLRKAQHSIGLSDGNQQLGPDKLQAVRQILKGAGNVALGLAELRNSYGTGHGPGSLRSGLEQRHAELAVNAARLWCHMMLTTYSSETAPWRFEEPNK